A window from Solanum stenotomum isolate F172 chromosome 5, ASM1918654v1, whole genome shotgun sequence encodes these proteins:
- the LOC125865502 gene encoding alanine--glyoxylate aminotransferase 2 homolog 2, mitochondrial-like isoform X2, producing MQRFVTARAKWVGELRGLSQRCYSQFGLASQKDDDMIINPQMPHFDYSPPPYNGPSADEILSKRKEFLSPSMFYFYEKNPLHLVHGKMQYLFDSNGRRYLDAFGGIATVSCGHCHPDVVEAIVNQTKRLQHSTILYLNNAITDFAEALASKLPGDLKVVFFTNSGTEANELAIMMARLYTGCHDIISLRNAYHGNAAATMSTTGQSVWKFNVVQSGVHHAINPDPYRGVFGSDGEKYAKDVEDLIQFGTSGRVAAFMSEAIQGVGGIVELAPGYLPAAYSAVRKAGGLCIADEVQSGFARTGSHFWGFENQGVVPDIVTMAKGIGNGIPLGAVVTTPEIAEVLCHSNYFNTFGGNPVCTSAGLAVLRVIEKENLQENAHVVGSYLKERLMAIKNKHEIVGDVRGRGLLLGVELVTDRKLKTPAKAETLHIMDKMKDMGVLVGKGGFRGNVFRITPPLCFTKEDADFVADVMDCAMSKI from the exons ATGCAGAGGTTTGTAACAGCAAGGGCAAAATGGGTAGGAGAGTTGCGAGGTTTATCGCAGCGTTGTTATTCTCAATTTGGCTTAGCATCCCAAAAGGACGATGATATGATCATCAATCCTCAGATGCCTCACTTCGACTACTCTCCGCCGCCGTACAATGGACCCTCCGCCGATGAAATTTTGAGCAAACGGAAGGAGTTTCTTAGCCCTTCTATGTTTTACTTCTATGAAAAAAATCCG CTGCATTTGGTACATGGAAAGATGCAATACTTATTTGACAGCAATGGACGTCGATATCTTGATGCATTTGGAGGAATTGCAACTGTATCTTGTGGACACTGCCACCCTGATGTGGTAGAGGCCATCGTAAATCAAACCAAACGCTTACAGCACTCGACTATCTTATACCTCAATAACGCAATTACTGATTTTGCTGAGGCACTTGCTTCTAAGTTACCTGGTGATCTCAAG GTTGTGTTCTTCACCAATTCCGGGACTGAGGCAAATGAGTTAGCAATTATGATGGCAAGATTATACACCGGTTGTCATGATATCATTTCTCTAAGGAATGCTTACCATGGAAACGCAGCTGCCACTATGAGCACCACTGGGCAAAGCGTATGGAAATTCAACGTAGTACAG AGTGGAGTGCATCATGCCATAAACCCTGATCCATACAGAGGTGTTTTCGGTTCTGATGGTGAGAAGTATGCAAAGGATGTTGAAGATCTTATTCAATTTGGAACATCTGGAAGGGTTGCTGCTTTTATGTCTGAAGCTATACAG GGTGTTGGTGGGATAGTTGAATTGGCTCCAGGTTACTTGCCTGCTGCATACAGCGCTGTACGAAAAGCTGGAGGCCTTTGTATTGCAGATGAGGTTCAATCTGGATTTGCTCGCACTGGAAGCCACTTCTGGGGATTTGAGAACCAAGGAGTGGTTCCCGACATAGTGACAATGGCAAAA GGCATTGGAAATGGAATACCCCTTGGAGCTGTGGTAACGACTCCTGAGATTGCAGAGGTCTTGTGCCATAGTAATTATTTCAACACATTTGGTGGAAATCCTGTTTGTACTTCTGCAGGACTTGCTGTCCTTAGAgtgattgaaaaagaaaacctTCAAGAAAATGCTCATGTTGTTGGTTCCTACTTGAAAGAGCGCCTTATGGCTATCAAAAATAAGCATGAAA TTGTTGGTGATGTGAGGGGAAGAGGACTGCTTCTAGGTGTTGAACTAGTGACTGACCGCAAACTGAAAACTCCTGCTAAAGCTGAAACTCTTCATATCATGGACAAGATGAAAG ATATGGGAGTACTAGTTGGCAAGGGTGGATTCCGTGGAAATGTCTTCAGAATTACTCCTCCACTTTGTTTCACTAAAGAAGATGCAG ATTTCGTGGCGGATGTGATGGATTGTGCAATGTCAAAGATATAA
- the LOC125865502 gene encoding alanine--glyoxylate aminotransferase 2 homolog 2, mitochondrial-like isoform X1 has translation MQRFVTARAKWVGELRGLSQRCYSQFGLASQKDDDMIINPQMPHFDYSPPPYNGPSADEILSKRKEFLSPSMFYFYEKNPLHLVHGKMQYLFDSNGRRYLDAFGGIATVSCGHCHPDVVEAIVNQTKRLQHSTILYLNNAITDFAEALASKLPGDLKVVFFTNSGTEANELAIMMARLYTGCHDIISLRNAYHGNAAATMSTTGQSVWKFNVVQSGVHHAINPDPYRGAFGSDGEKYAKDVEDLIQFGTSGRVAAFMSEAIQGVGGIVELAPGYLPAAYSAVRKAGGLCIADEVQSGFARTGSHFWGFENQGVVPDIVTMAKGIGNGIPLGAVVTTPEIAEVLCHSNYFNTFGGNPVCTSAGLAVLRVIEKENLQENAHVVGSYLKERLMAIKNKHEIVGDVRGRGLLLGVELVTDRKLKTPAKAETLHIMDKMKDMGVLVGKGGFRGNVFRITPPLCFTKEDADFVADVMDCAMSKI, from the exons ATGCAGAGGTTTGTAACAGCAAGGGCAAAATGGGTAGGAGAGTTGCGAGGTTTATCGCAGCGTTGTTATTCTCAATTTGGCTTAGCATCCCAAAAGGACGATGATATGATCATCAATCCTCAGATGCCTCACTTCGACTACTCTCCGCCGCCGTACAATGGACCCTCCGCCGATGAAATTTTGAGCAAACGGAAGGAGTTTCTTAGCCCTTCTATGTTTTACTTCTATGAAAAAAATCCG CTGCATTTGGTACATGGAAAGATGCAATACTTATTTGACAGCAATGGACGTCGATATCTTGATGCATTTGGAGGAATTGCAACTGTATCTTGTGGACACTGCCACCCTGATGTGGTAGAGGCCATCGTAAATCAAACCAAACGCTTACAGCACTCGACTATCTTATACCTCAATAACGCAATTACTGATTTTGCTGAGGCACTTGCTTCTAAGTTACCTGGTGATCTCAAG GTTGTGTTCTTCACCAATTCCGGGACTGAGGCAAATGAGTTAGCAATTATGATGGCAAGATTATACACCGGTTGTCATGATATCATTTCTCTAAGGAATGCTTACCATGGAAACGCAGCTGCCACTATGAGCACCACTGGGCAAAGCGTATGGAAATTCAACGTAGTACAG AGTGGAGTTCATCATGCCATAAACCCTGACCCATACAGAGGTGCTTTCGGTTCTGATGGTGAGAAGTATGCGAAGGACGTTGAAGATCTTATCCAATTTGGAACATCTGGAAGGGTTGCTGCTTTTATGTCTGAAGCTATACAG GGTGTTGGTGGGATAGTTGAATTGGCTCCAGGTTACTTGCCTGCTGCATACAGCGCTGTACGAAAAGCTGGAGGCCTTTGTATTGCAGATGAGGTTCAATCTGGATTTGCTCGCACTGGAAGCCACTTCTGGGGATTTGAGAACCAAGGAGTGGTTCCCGACATAGTGACAATGGCAAAA GGCATTGGAAATGGAATACCCCTTGGAGCTGTGGTAACGACTCCTGAGATTGCAGAGGTCTTGTGCCATAGTAATTATTTCAACACATTTGGTGGAAATCCTGTTTGTACTTCTGCAGGACTTGCTGTCCTTAGAgtgattgaaaaagaaaacctTCAAGAAAATGCTCATGTTGTTGGTTCCTACTTGAAAGAGCGCCTTATGGCTATCAAAAATAAGCATGAAA TTGTTGGTGATGTGAGGGGAAGAGGACTGCTTCTAGGTGTTGAACTAGTGACTGACCGCAAACTGAAAACTCCTGCTAAAGCTGAAACTCTTCATATCATGGACAAGATGAAAG ATATGGGAGTACTAGTTGGCAAGGGTGGATTCCGTGGAAATGTCTTCAGAATTACTCCTCCACTTTGTTTCACTAAAGAAGATGCAG ATTTCGTGGCGGATGTGATGGATTGTGCAATGTCAAAGATATAA
- the LOC125865502 gene encoding alanine--glyoxylate aminotransferase 2 homolog 2, mitochondrial-like isoform X3, whose translation MQRFVTARAKWVGELRGLSQRCYSQFGLASQKDDDMIINPQMPHFDYSPPPYNGPSADEILSKRKEFLSPSMFYFYEKNPLHLVHGKMQYLFDSNGRRYLDAFGGIATVSCGHCHPDVVEAIVNQTKRLQHSTILYLNNAITDFAEALASKLPGDLKVVFFTNSGTEANELAIMMARLYTGCHDIISLRNAYHGNAAATMSTTGQSVWKFNVVQSGVHHAINPDPYRGVFGSDGEKYAKDVEDLIQFGTSGRVAAFMSEAIQGVGGIVELAPGYLPAAYSAVRKAGGLCIADEVQSGFARTGSHFWGFENQGVVPDIVTMAKGIGNGIPLGAVVTTPEIAEVLCHSNYFNTFGGNPVCTSAGLAVLRVIEKENLQENAHVVGSYLKERLMAIKNKHEIVGDVRGRGLLLGVELVTDRKLKTPAKAETLHIMDKMKDMGVLVGKGGFRGNVFRITPPLCFTKEDADFVADVMDCAMSKI comes from the exons ATGCAGAGGTTTGTAACAGCAAGGGCAAAATGGGTAGGAGAGTTGCGAGGTTTATCGCAGCGTTGTTATTCTCAATTTGGCTTAGCATCCCAAAAGGACGATGATATGATCATCAATCCTCAGATGCCTCACTTCGACTACTCTCCGCCGCCGTACAATGGACCCTCCGCCGATGAAATTTTGAGCAAACGGAAGGAGTTTCTTAGCCCTTCTATGTTTTACTTCTATGAAAAAAATCCG CTGCATTTGGTACATGGAAAGATGCAATACTTATTTGACAGCAATGGACGTCGATATCTTGATGCATTTGGAGGAATTGCAACTGTATCTTGTGGACACTGCCACCCTGATGTGGTAGAGGCCATCGTAAATCAAACCAAACGCTTACAGCACTCGACTATCTTATACCTCAATAACGCAATTACTGATTTTGCTGAGGCACTTGCTTCTAAGTTACCTGGTGATCTCAAG GTTGTGTTCTTCACCAATTCCGGGACTGAGGCAAATGAGTTAGCAATTATGATGGCAAGATTATACACCGGTTGTCATGATATCATTTCTCTAAGGAATGCTTACCATGGAAACGCAGCTGCCACTATGAGCACCACTGGGCAAAGCGTATGGAAATTCAACGTAGTACAG AGTGGAGTTCATCATGCCATAAACCCTGACCCATACAGAG GTGTTTTCGGTTCTGATGGTGAGAAGTATGCAAAGGATGTTGAAGATCTTATTCAATTTGGAACATCTGGAAGGGTTGCTGCTTTTATGTCTGAAGCTATACAG GGTGTTGGTGGGATAGTTGAATTGGCTCCAGGTTACTTGCCTGCTGCATACAGCGCTGTACGAAAAGCTGGAGGCCTTTGTATTGCAGATGAGGTTCAATCTGGATTTGCTCGCACTGGAAGCCACTTCTGGGGATTTGAGAACCAAGGAGTGGTTCCCGACATAGTGACAATGGCAAAA GGCATTGGAAATGGAATACCCCTTGGAGCTGTGGTAACGACTCCTGAGATTGCAGAGGTCTTGTGCCATAGTAATTATTTCAACACATTTGGTGGAAATCCTGTTTGTACTTCTGCAGGACTTGCTGTCCTTAGAgtgattgaaaaagaaaacctTCAAGAAAATGCTCATGTTGTTGGTTCCTACTTGAAAGAGCGCCTTATGGCTATCAAAAATAAGCATGAAA TTGTTGGTGATGTGAGGGGAAGAGGACTGCTTCTAGGTGTTGAACTAGTGACTGACCGCAAACTGAAAACTCCTGCTAAAGCTGAAACTCTTCATATCATGGACAAGATGAAAG ATATGGGAGTACTAGTTGGCAAGGGTGGATTCCGTGGAAATGTCTTCAGAATTACTCCTCCACTTTGTTTCACTAAAGAAGATGCAG ATTTCGTGGCGGATGTGATGGATTGTGCAATGTCAAAGATATAA